Proteins from a genomic interval of Cottoperca gobio chromosome 8, fCotGob3.1, whole genome shotgun sequence:
- the caskin1 gene encoding caskin-1 isoform X4, translated as MLLQHQSNPCIVDNAGKTPLDLACEFGRVGVVQLLLSSNMCAALLEPKKGDTTDPNGTSPLHLAAKNGHIDIIRLLIQAGIDINRQTKAGTALHEAALCGKTEAVRLLLESGINAAVRNTYSQTALDIVYQFTATQASREIKQLLRDASAALQVRAMKDYCNNYDLTSLNIKAGDVITVLEQHPDGRWKGCIHDNRTGNDRVGYFPSTMVEVISKRTGLASTVICTQQFQKIPLVPPATVAPANAVVNGNDTTFHQIHILPPPPPPPPHSHQPLLPLFTSFGYIKSPVTTPQGDTPTAPGGDRSSVGSSGSVTSVRSSGSGQSAGSTHILNPQAEGVKLLATVLSQSAKAKEHLLEQSKSVDHPAAGSASSSRTSSQSGCPLHEAPPYDATATRKGEGQGEGKSSEAVVQWLSDFQLQVYAPNFLGAGYDLPTISGMTPEDLTAIGITKPGHRKKMTSEINKLSVTEWLPEHKPANLGEWLSAIGLSQYHQVLVQNGYENIEFITDITWEDLQEIGIIKLGHQKKLMLAVKRLAELQRGSDGWGSLRKKPPPITQQQEVMSIDSPPPDEVMSPKMSTFQDSELSTELQSAITQPGQEVKAQRTRSKDHDEVMTGGGGGGGGGGGGAGLPPKKEARTMRQQSSQGSTTSHRGSVSSQGKHRHSHSHSQPAPPYTPPHTPTKARTSSSSSTSSVQSTVSPQAKHKPSPQFIQGERPQSPRSHPPQSPTQRGPPCTQLSPQQQQQPQVQPQHQAHPQHHPQTQVIEVRENQQPQVPLLCLPPEAEPTEGEEEEPSALQNKRAHSLTRYAVSDGECDEKAGCGGREAGGEAKVTVGRGPAVIRGDGVKYATVTHRVSRSHSVRNQDKNVHRNHSQTLALRQKKKGPPPPPPKRCSSAISTSNSNLTEGNAQPHSLTTTGGMLDVPYHQQRRASDLGVSVEAVIEETSSVGTVRSIAAMLEMSSIGGGAKGMALQKNFLQVGKTRDAIGLDGEVVNRRRTISGPVTDLVAAARREQPTPSAFPSPSVQPETSPPPVNSSSPNNPSSPHPSSGGSGSSSENLPFADEGSLTIRRQGRGEGEGQCVFCICLQGDGEGPQGEVDYTQEDISRVEATATLKRRARSSKPHPNGSDFTLQESSTVKRRPKSRDKEPEGYADMAAIGDSPGTGQPNTTQPVPYQNGTATMKRRQVSDPGVTEQPQPQPQPQQQPQQQPQQQPQQQPQPQVTAAPRRDSMDQGAPFANEGGPVRKPKPPVSPKPIVAQIKRQGGPPTPPQPVSNKRIPLPGPGTPGSPVEGKKIPPPVSPKPAPPPTAPKPAKLIHSLTSPPFPSPANNPVKQHPAVARQTSSPPYFPPANIPSLPNAKPLSPSPQSPHTPQTPTTPQTPQTPATPSPTPPPVKPPRSSIGGVSVDSGMMGGGVTAPAATTPDFGVDSLVHQKLEETSASLAAALQAVEDKILRQEDSVAEQKTTVSILDDIGSMFDDLADQLDAMLE; from the exons ATGCTGTTGCAGCATCAGTCCAACCCGTGTATTGTGGACAACGCAGGGAAAACACCTCTGGACCTGGCCTGTGAGTTCGGCAGAGTCGGG gtggtcCAGTTGTTGCTGTCCAGTAACATGTGTGCTGCTTTGCTGGAGCCCAAAAAAGGAGACACCACCGACCCCAACGGGACATCTCCTCTCCACCTGGCCGCCAAGAACGGACACATAGACATTatcag ACTGTTGATCCAGGCAGGTATCGACATCAACAGACAGACCAAAGCAGGCACTGCCCTGCATGAAGCTGCCCTGTGTGGGAAGACCGAGGCAGTGAGACTCCTGCTGGAA AGCGGAATCAATGCCGCAGTGAGAAACACCTACAGCCAGACTGCACTCGACATCGTCTACCAGTTCACTGCAACACAAGCCAGCCGAGAGATCAAACAGCTGCTGAGGG atgCGTCAGCGGCCCTTCAGGTTCGGGCTATGAAGGATTACTGCAACAACTACGACCTGACCAGTCTCAACATCAAAGCAGGAGACGTCATTACg GTTCTAGAGCAGCACCCTGACGGACGCTGGAAAGGCTGTATCCATGACAACCGAACAGGAAATGACAGAGTGGGCTACTTCCCCTCTACCATGGTGGAGGTCATCAGCAAgcgcacag GTTTGGCCAGCACAGTCATTTGCACTCAACAGTTTCAAAAGATACCGCTGGTTCCGCCGGCAACGGTTGCCCCTGCCAACGCGGTAGTCAACGGCAACGACACCACGTTCCATCAGATCCATATCCTGcctccaccgcctcctcctccaccacatTCCCATCAGCCACTGCTTCCACTTTTCACTTCCTTTGGCTATATCAAGTCGCCCGTGACAACCCCACAGGGAGACACCCCCACTGCCCCAG gtggaGATCGCAGCAGTGTCGGTAGTTCTGGCAGTGTGACCAGTGTGAGGTCGTCGGGCAGCGGTCAGAGTGCCGGCAGCACACACATCCTCAATCCACAGGCTGAGGGGGTTAAg cTTCTAGCCACAGTCTTGTCCCAGTCTGCCAAAGCCAAGGAGCATCTACTGGAGCAGTCCAAGTCTGTGGACCATCCTGCAG CAGGCTCCGCCAGCTCCTCTCGGACATCGAGCCAATCGGGCTGTCCACTCCACGAAGCGCCGCCTTACGACGCCACGGCAACCAGGAAGGGGGAGGGGCAAGGCGAGGGGAAG AGCTCAGAGGCCGTTGTCCAATGGCTGAGCgactttcagctgcaggtctACGCTCCAAACTTCCTGGGCGCTGGGTATGACTTGCCCACCATTAGCGGAATGACCCCGGAG gaTCTGACAGCTATTGGAATAACTAAACCCGGTCACAGAAAGAAGATGACATCAGAGATTAATAAACTAAGTGTCACTGAGTGGCTGCCTGAACACAAACCT GCCAATCTGGGAGAGTGGCTGTCTGCTATTGGTCTTAGCCAGTACCACCAGGTGTTGGTGCAGAACGGTTACGAGAATATCGAGTTCATCACTGACATCACCTGGGAGGACCTGCAGGAAATAGGCATCATCAAACTGG GCCACCAGAAGAAGCTGATGCTGGCGGTGAAGCGACTGGCTGAATTGCAGCGCGGCTCAGATGGGTGGGGCTCCCTCAGAAAGAAGCCCCCGCCcatcacacagcagcaggaagtCATGTCAATAGACAGTCCGCCTCCAGACG aggtTATGTCTCCAAAGATGAGCACTTTCCAGGACAGCGAGTTGAGCACCGAGCTGCAGAGTGCCATAACCCAGCCAGGTCAAGAGGTCAAAGCTCAGAGAACACGCAGCAAAGACCACGATGAGGTGATgacaggaggaggtggaggaggaggaggaggaggaggtggtgctgGGCTACCACCTAAGAAGGAGGCGCGGACTATGAGGCAGCAGAGCAGCCAGGGAAGCACCACCTCTCACAGAGGCAGTGTCTCCTCTCAAGGCAAACACCGTCACTCCCACTCCCACTCCCAGCCTGCGCCTCCCTACACACCCCCTCACACCCCTACTAAGGCCAGaacctcatcttcctcttccacctcctccgTCCAGAGCACAGTTTCCCCGCAGGCCAAACACAAGCCGTCCCCCCAGTTCATCCAGGGGGAGAGACCTCAGTCTCCGCGTTCCCACCCCCCTCAGTCTCCAACCCAACGTGGGCCTCCGTGTACCCAGCTTTCACcccagcaacaacagcagcctcAAGTCCAACCGCAACACCAGGCACACCCTCAGCACCATCCACAGACACAGGTGATAGAGGTGAGGGAGAACCAACAGCCACAGGTGCCACTCCTCTGCCTCCCACCAGAGGCTGAGCCAactgagggagaagaagaagagccttcGGCACTGCAGAATAAACGTGCACACAGTCTCACCCGATACGCCGTCTCAGATGGTGAGTGTGATGAGAAGGCAGGATGTGGAGGGCgagaggcaggaggagaagcgAAGGTGACTGTAGGTCGGGGCCCTGCCGTCATCAGAGGGGATGGAGTTAAATACGCCACAGTGACCCACCGCGTCAGCCGCAGCCACTCTGTTCGCAACCAGGACAAGAACGTCCACCGCAACCACTCGCAGACATTAGCTCTGCGTCAGAAGAAAAAAGGCCCGCCCCCACCAcctccaaaacgctgcagctcTGCCATCTCCACCTCCAACTCCAACCTGACAGAAGGCAACGCACAGCCGCACTCACTCACCACCACGGGGGGGATGCTGGACGTGCCCTACCACCAACAGCGACGGGCCAGCGACCTGGGGGTGTCTGTGGAGGCGGTTATTGAAGAGACAAGCAGCGTGGGTACTGTGAGGAGCATCGCCGCTATGTTGGAGATGTCTTCCATAGGAGGTGGAGCCAAAGGCATGGCACTGCAGAAGAATTTCCTGCAG GTGGGGAAAACACGGGATGCTATTGGTCTGGATGGTGAAGTGGTGAACCGACGGCGGACGATCAGTGGCCCGGTAACCGACCTGGTGGCGGCTGCCAGGCGTGAACAACCAACTCCCTCTGCTTTTCCCTCGCCCTCCGTCCAGCCTGAAACCTCCCCTCCACCTGTAAATTCCTCCTCCCCCAACAATCCGTCCTCCCCCCACCCAAGCTCGGGAGGCAGTGGCAGTTCATCTGAGAACCTGCCGTTTGCAGATGAGGGAAGCCTGACCATCCGCCGCCAGGGtcgaggagaaggagaaggacag tgtgtattttgtatttgtctgcAGGGTGACGGCGAGGGTCCCCAGGGGGAAGTGGACTACACGCAGGAGGACATCTCCAGGGTCGAGGCCACGGCGACCTTGAAGCGACGGGCCCGCAGCTCCAAACCCCACCCTAACGGCTCCGACTTCACCCTCCAGGAGTCGTCCACGGTCAAACGACGGCCCAAAAGCCGCGACAAGGAGCCTGAGGGTTACGCAGACATGGCCGCTATTGGAGATTCTCCTGGGACTGGGCAGCCCAACACCACGCAGCCTGTACCCTATCAGAATGGCACGGCCACAATGAAACGCCGCCAGGTGTCTGATCCTGGAGTGACAGAGCAGCCGCAACCTCAACCGCAACCTCAACAGCAACCTCAACAGCAACCTCAACAGCAACCTCAACAGCAACCACAACCGCAAGTGACTGCTGCTCCCCGCAGGGACAGCATGGACCAAGGAGCTCCATTCGCCAATGAAGGAGGTCCAGTGAGAAAACCAAAGCCTCCAGTCTCCCCTAAGCCTATCGTGGCACAGATAAAGAGACAGGGAGGCCCGCCAACCCCCCCACAGCCTGTCTCCAACAAGAGAATCCCCCTGCCTGGCCCGGGGACGCCTGGAAGTCCAG tGGAAGGAAAGAAGATCCCTCCACCTGTCTCACCTAAACCGGCGCCCCCGCCCACGGCACCCAAACCAGCCAAGCTCATCCACTCCCTGACCAGCCCCCCCTTCCCGAGCCCGGCCAATAACCCCGTCAAGCAGCACCCAGCGGTAGCCCGACAGACCAGCTCCCCCCCCTACTTCCCCCCTGCCAACATCCCCAGCCTGCCAAACGCCAAGCCGCTGAGCCCGTCTCCCCAGAGCCCCCACACCCCGCAGACCCCCACTACCCCACAAACGCCCCAAACTCCCGCCACTCCCAGCCCGACCCCGCCGCCCGTCAAGCCCCCTCGTTCCTCCATCGGGGGTGTGTCGGTGGACAGTGGGATGATGGGAGGCGGGGTCACGGCGCCGGCAGCTACGACGCCGGACTTCGGTGTAGATTCGTTGGTGCATCAGAAGCTCGAGGAGACGAGTGCGTCACTGGCCGCCGCTCTGCAGGCCGTGGAGGATAAGATACTGCGGCAGGAGGA cTCTGTGGCTGAGCAGAAGACCACGGTTAGCATCCTCGACGACATCGGCAGCATGTTCGACGACCTGGCCGACCAGCTGGACGCCATGTTGGAGTAA
- the caskin1 gene encoding caskin-1 isoform X2: MLLQHQSNPCIVDNAGKTPLDLACEFGRVGVVQLLLSSNMCAALLEPKKGDTTDPNGTSPLHLAAKNGHIDIIRLLIQAGIDINRQTKAGTALHEAALCGKTEAVRLLLESGINAAVRNTYSQTALDIVYQFTATQASREIKQLLRDASAALQVRAMKDYCNNYDLTSLNIKAGDVITVLEQHPDGRWKGCIHDNRTGNDRVGYFPSTMVEVISKRTGLASTVICTQQFQKIPLVPPATVAPANAVVNGNDTTFHQIHILPPPPPPPPHSHQPLLPLFTSFGYIKSPVTTPQGDTPTAPGCRGSEASPHSSPTTSSGPHGGSNEEIWVLRKPVAGGDRSSVGSSGSVTSVRSSGSGQSAGSTHILNPQAEGVKLLATVLSQSAKAKEHLLEQSKSVDHPAGSASSSRTSSQSGCPLHEAPPYDATATRKGEGQGEGKSSEAVVQWLSDFQLQVYAPNFLGAGYDLPTISGMTPEDLTAIGITKPGHRKKMTSEINKLSVTEWLPEHKPANLGEWLSAIGLSQYHQVLVQNGYENIEFITDITWEDLQEIGIIKLGHQKKLMLAVKRLAELQRGSDGWGSLRKKPPPITQQQEVMSIDSPPPDEVMSPKMSTFQDSELSTELQSAITQPGQEVKAQRTRSKDHDEVMTGGGGGGGGGGGGAGLPPKKEARTMRQQSSQGSTTSHRGSVSSQGKHRHSHSHSQPAPPYTPPHTPTKARTSSSSSTSSVQSTVSPQAKHKPSPQFIQGERPQSPRSHPPQSPTQRGPPCTQLSPQQQQQPQVQPQHQAHPQHHPQTQVIEVRENQQPQVPLLCLPPEAEPTEGEEEEPSALQNKRAHSLTRYAVSDGECDEKAGCGGREAGGEAKVTVGRGPAVIRGDGVKYATVTHRVSRSHSVRNQDKNVHRNHSQTLALRQKKKGPPPPPPKRCSSAISTSNSNLTEGNAQPHSLTTTGGMLDVPYHQQRRASDLGVSVEAVIEETSSVGTVRSIAAMLEMSSIGGGAKGMALQKNFLQVGKTRDAIGLDGEVVNRRRTISGPVTDLVAAARREQPTPSAFPSPSVQPETSPPPVNSSSPNNPSSPHPSSGGSGSSSENLPFADEGSLTIRRQGRGEGEGQCVFCICLQGDGEGPQGEVDYTQEDISRVEATATLKRRARSSKPHPNGSDFTLQESSTVKRRPKSRDKEPEGYADMAAIGDSPGTGQPNTTQPVPYQNGTATMKRRQVSDPGVTEQPQPQPQPQQQPQQQPQQQPQQQPQPQVTAAPRRDSMDQGAPFANEGGPVRKPKPPVSPKPIVAQIKRQGGPPTPPQPVSNKRIPLPGPGTPGSPVEGKKIPPPVSPKPAPPPTAPKPAKLIHSLTSPPFPSPANNPVKQHPAVARQTSSPPYFPPANIPSLPNAKPLSPSPQSPHTPQTPTTPQTPQTPATPSPTPPPVKPPRSSIGGVSVDSGMMGGGVTAPAATTPDFGVDSLVHQKLEETSASLAAALQAVEDKILRQEDSVAEQKTTVSILDDIGSMFDDLADQLDAMLE; the protein is encoded by the exons ATGCTGTTGCAGCATCAGTCCAACCCGTGTATTGTGGACAACGCAGGGAAAACACCTCTGGACCTGGCCTGTGAGTTCGGCAGAGTCGGG gtggtcCAGTTGTTGCTGTCCAGTAACATGTGTGCTGCTTTGCTGGAGCCCAAAAAAGGAGACACCACCGACCCCAACGGGACATCTCCTCTCCACCTGGCCGCCAAGAACGGACACATAGACATTatcag ACTGTTGATCCAGGCAGGTATCGACATCAACAGACAGACCAAAGCAGGCACTGCCCTGCATGAAGCTGCCCTGTGTGGGAAGACCGAGGCAGTGAGACTCCTGCTGGAA AGCGGAATCAATGCCGCAGTGAGAAACACCTACAGCCAGACTGCACTCGACATCGTCTACCAGTTCACTGCAACACAAGCCAGCCGAGAGATCAAACAGCTGCTGAGGG atgCGTCAGCGGCCCTTCAGGTTCGGGCTATGAAGGATTACTGCAACAACTACGACCTGACCAGTCTCAACATCAAAGCAGGAGACGTCATTACg GTTCTAGAGCAGCACCCTGACGGACGCTGGAAAGGCTGTATCCATGACAACCGAACAGGAAATGACAGAGTGGGCTACTTCCCCTCTACCATGGTGGAGGTCATCAGCAAgcgcacag GTTTGGCCAGCACAGTCATTTGCACTCAACAGTTTCAAAAGATACCGCTGGTTCCGCCGGCAACGGTTGCCCCTGCCAACGCGGTAGTCAACGGCAACGACACCACGTTCCATCAGATCCATATCCTGcctccaccgcctcctcctccaccacatTCCCATCAGCCACTGCTTCCACTTTTCACTTCCTTTGGCTATATCAAGTCGCCCGTGACAACCCCACAGGGAGACACCCCCACTGCCCCAG GTTGTCGCGGCTCAGAGGCAAGTCCTCACAGCTCTCCCACCACATCCAGCGGGCCCCATGGAGGCTCCAACGAAGAGATCTGGGTACTGCGCAAGCCCGTGGCAG gtggaGATCGCAGCAGTGTCGGTAGTTCTGGCAGTGTGACCAGTGTGAGGTCGTCGGGCAGCGGTCAGAGTGCCGGCAGCACACACATCCTCAATCCACAGGCTGAGGGGGTTAAg cTTCTAGCCACAGTCTTGTCCCAGTCTGCCAAAGCCAAGGAGCATCTACTGGAGCAGTCCAAGTCTGTGGACCATCCTGCAG GCTCCGCCAGCTCCTCTCGGACATCGAGCCAATCGGGCTGTCCACTCCACGAAGCGCCGCCTTACGACGCCACGGCAACCAGGAAGGGGGAGGGGCAAGGCGAGGGGAAG AGCTCAGAGGCCGTTGTCCAATGGCTGAGCgactttcagctgcaggtctACGCTCCAAACTTCCTGGGCGCTGGGTATGACTTGCCCACCATTAGCGGAATGACCCCGGAG gaTCTGACAGCTATTGGAATAACTAAACCCGGTCACAGAAAGAAGATGACATCAGAGATTAATAAACTAAGTGTCACTGAGTGGCTGCCTGAACACAAACCT GCCAATCTGGGAGAGTGGCTGTCTGCTATTGGTCTTAGCCAGTACCACCAGGTGTTGGTGCAGAACGGTTACGAGAATATCGAGTTCATCACTGACATCACCTGGGAGGACCTGCAGGAAATAGGCATCATCAAACTGG GCCACCAGAAGAAGCTGATGCTGGCGGTGAAGCGACTGGCTGAATTGCAGCGCGGCTCAGATGGGTGGGGCTCCCTCAGAAAGAAGCCCCCGCCcatcacacagcagcaggaagtCATGTCAATAGACAGTCCGCCTCCAGACG aggtTATGTCTCCAAAGATGAGCACTTTCCAGGACAGCGAGTTGAGCACCGAGCTGCAGAGTGCCATAACCCAGCCAGGTCAAGAGGTCAAAGCTCAGAGAACACGCAGCAAAGACCACGATGAGGTGATgacaggaggaggtggaggaggaggaggaggaggaggtggtgctgGGCTACCACCTAAGAAGGAGGCGCGGACTATGAGGCAGCAGAGCAGCCAGGGAAGCACCACCTCTCACAGAGGCAGTGTCTCCTCTCAAGGCAAACACCGTCACTCCCACTCCCACTCCCAGCCTGCGCCTCCCTACACACCCCCTCACACCCCTACTAAGGCCAGaacctcatcttcctcttccacctcctccgTCCAGAGCACAGTTTCCCCGCAGGCCAAACACAAGCCGTCCCCCCAGTTCATCCAGGGGGAGAGACCTCAGTCTCCGCGTTCCCACCCCCCTCAGTCTCCAACCCAACGTGGGCCTCCGTGTACCCAGCTTTCACcccagcaacaacagcagcctcAAGTCCAACCGCAACACCAGGCACACCCTCAGCACCATCCACAGACACAGGTGATAGAGGTGAGGGAGAACCAACAGCCACAGGTGCCACTCCTCTGCCTCCCACCAGAGGCTGAGCCAactgagggagaagaagaagagccttcGGCACTGCAGAATAAACGTGCACACAGTCTCACCCGATACGCCGTCTCAGATGGTGAGTGTGATGAGAAGGCAGGATGTGGAGGGCgagaggcaggaggagaagcgAAGGTGACTGTAGGTCGGGGCCCTGCCGTCATCAGAGGGGATGGAGTTAAATACGCCACAGTGACCCACCGCGTCAGCCGCAGCCACTCTGTTCGCAACCAGGACAAGAACGTCCACCGCAACCACTCGCAGACATTAGCTCTGCGTCAGAAGAAAAAAGGCCCGCCCCCACCAcctccaaaacgctgcagctcTGCCATCTCCACCTCCAACTCCAACCTGACAGAAGGCAACGCACAGCCGCACTCACTCACCACCACGGGGGGGATGCTGGACGTGCCCTACCACCAACAGCGACGGGCCAGCGACCTGGGGGTGTCTGTGGAGGCGGTTATTGAAGAGACAAGCAGCGTGGGTACTGTGAGGAGCATCGCCGCTATGTTGGAGATGTCTTCCATAGGAGGTGGAGCCAAAGGCATGGCACTGCAGAAGAATTTCCTGCAG GTGGGGAAAACACGGGATGCTATTGGTCTGGATGGTGAAGTGGTGAACCGACGGCGGACGATCAGTGGCCCGGTAACCGACCTGGTGGCGGCTGCCAGGCGTGAACAACCAACTCCCTCTGCTTTTCCCTCGCCCTCCGTCCAGCCTGAAACCTCCCCTCCACCTGTAAATTCCTCCTCCCCCAACAATCCGTCCTCCCCCCACCCAAGCTCGGGAGGCAGTGGCAGTTCATCTGAGAACCTGCCGTTTGCAGATGAGGGAAGCCTGACCATCCGCCGCCAGGGtcgaggagaaggagaaggacag tgtgtattttgtatttgtctgcAGGGTGACGGCGAGGGTCCCCAGGGGGAAGTGGACTACACGCAGGAGGACATCTCCAGGGTCGAGGCCACGGCGACCTTGAAGCGACGGGCCCGCAGCTCCAAACCCCACCCTAACGGCTCCGACTTCACCCTCCAGGAGTCGTCCACGGTCAAACGACGGCCCAAAAGCCGCGACAAGGAGCCTGAGGGTTACGCAGACATGGCCGCTATTGGAGATTCTCCTGGGACTGGGCAGCCCAACACCACGCAGCCTGTACCCTATCAGAATGGCACGGCCACAATGAAACGCCGCCAGGTGTCTGATCCTGGAGTGACAGAGCAGCCGCAACCTCAACCGCAACCTCAACAGCAACCTCAACAGCAACCTCAACAGCAACCTCAACAGCAACCACAACCGCAAGTGACTGCTGCTCCCCGCAGGGACAGCATGGACCAAGGAGCTCCATTCGCCAATGAAGGAGGTCCAGTGAGAAAACCAAAGCCTCCAGTCTCCCCTAAGCCTATCGTGGCACAGATAAAGAGACAGGGAGGCCCGCCAACCCCCCCACAGCCTGTCTCCAACAAGAGAATCCCCCTGCCTGGCCCGGGGACGCCTGGAAGTCCAG tGGAAGGAAAGAAGATCCCTCCACCTGTCTCACCTAAACCGGCGCCCCCGCCCACGGCACCCAAACCAGCCAAGCTCATCCACTCCCTGACCAGCCCCCCCTTCCCGAGCCCGGCCAATAACCCCGTCAAGCAGCACCCAGCGGTAGCCCGACAGACCAGCTCCCCCCCCTACTTCCCCCCTGCCAACATCCCCAGCCTGCCAAACGCCAAGCCGCTGAGCCCGTCTCCCCAGAGCCCCCACACCCCGCAGACCCCCACTACCCCACAAACGCCCCAAACTCCCGCCACTCCCAGCCCGACCCCGCCGCCCGTCAAGCCCCCTCGTTCCTCCATCGGGGGTGTGTCGGTGGACAGTGGGATGATGGGAGGCGGGGTCACGGCGCCGGCAGCTACGACGCCGGACTTCGGTGTAGATTCGTTGGTGCATCAGAAGCTCGAGGAGACGAGTGCGTCACTGGCCGCCGCTCTGCAGGCCGTGGAGGATAAGATACTGCGGCAGGAGGA cTCTGTGGCTGAGCAGAAGACCACGGTTAGCATCCTCGACGACATCGGCAGCATGTTCGACGACCTGGCCGACCAGCTGGACGCCATGTTGGAGTAA